A stretch of Microlunatus antarcticus DNA encodes these proteins:
- a CDS encoding alanine racemase, giving the protein MGVTVRLDEARWQAHLAEVVADAEAIVPVVKGHGYGFGLVRLAAECRRLGLDTIAVGMASEVGVVRGTFDGDVVVLQPYEQGDGGLAHTLTADPHVITTVSRLDDLRVLAAGPGRPRVLVEVLTAMRRHGLSEADLAAAGPLLADVAFEGWTIHLPLREDGRYAEAVRLARAALAVAPGTLWLSHLPSDEVRRLAAKLGGPDGPVPVRARVGTRLWLGDAGGRQTTATVLDVHRVGRGERAGYRGRVVPGAGWVVVVAGGTSHGVGLEAPTSASSLRQRATALATGSLGAAGRALSPFTIDGRKRWFLEPPHMQSSLVFLPASATPPAVGDEVPVELRLTIATPDAVILCAS; this is encoded by the coding sequence GTGGGCGTCACCGTCCGGCTGGACGAGGCGCGCTGGCAGGCCCACCTGGCGGAGGTCGTCGCCGACGCCGAGGCGATCGTCCCGGTGGTCAAGGGTCACGGGTACGGCTTCGGCCTCGTCCGGCTGGCCGCCGAGTGCCGGCGGCTCGGGCTCGACACGATCGCGGTCGGCATGGCCTCCGAGGTCGGCGTCGTCCGCGGGACGTTCGACGGCGACGTCGTCGTGCTCCAGCCGTACGAGCAGGGTGACGGCGGGCTCGCGCACACCCTCACCGCCGACCCGCACGTGATCACCACCGTCTCGCGGCTCGACGACCTGCGCGTGCTGGCCGCCGGGCCCGGCCGGCCGCGGGTGCTGGTCGAGGTCCTGACCGCCATGCGCCGGCACGGCCTGTCCGAGGCCGACCTGGCGGCGGCCGGTCCCCTGCTCGCCGACGTGGCCTTCGAGGGCTGGACGATCCACCTCCCGCTGCGTGAGGACGGGCGCTACGCCGAGGCCGTACGGCTGGCCCGCGCGGCCCTCGCCGTAGCCCCGGGGACGCTCTGGCTCTCGCACCTGCCCAGCGACGAGGTCCGCCGCCTCGCCGCCAAGCTGGGCGGGCCGGACGGGCCCGTCCCGGTTCGCGCCCGGGTCGGCACGCGCCTGTGGCTGGGCGACGCCGGCGGACGGCAGACCACCGCCACGGTCCTCGACGTCCACCGGGTCGGTCGGGGCGAGCGGGCCGGCTACCGCGGTCGCGTCGTACCCGGCGCCGGCTGGGTCGTGGTCGTCGCGGGCGGGACGTCCCACGGCGTGGGTCTTGAGGCCCCCACCTCGGCCTCGTCCCTGCGGCAGCGGGCGACCGCGCTGGCCACCGGCTCGCTCGGGGCGGCGGGCCGCGCGCTCAGCCCGTTCACGATCGACGGCCGGAAGCGCTGGTTCCTGGAGCCGCCGCACATGCAGTCGAGCCTCGTTTTCCTGCCGGCCTCGGCCACCCCGCCTGCGGTCGGAGACGAGGTGCCGGTCGAGCTGCGGCTGACGATCGCGACCCCGGACGCCGTAATTCTGTGCGCATCGTAA
- a CDS encoding MFS transporter, with the protein MTQEPSRPTIGRGLTFLFAVAAGAAVGNLYWAQPLLDLIADDLGASTTHAGWLVTTTQLGYALGILLVVPLGDVMNRRRLVPLALLAAAVALVLCAVAPSFGFLVAALGLVGLLTVGGQLLTPLAGDLATDADRGAVVGTVVSGILTGILLSRTVSGFVADAFGWRSIYAGAAVLDVVLAVLLWRAIPDLEPKARVRYPALIGSVFTVIRRERVVRWTLVLAGIGFALFTMFWTALTFLLSGAPFNYPVSVIGLFGLVGLVGAVAAQRAGRLHDAGWSVRASGIGWALVVVSFVVAAVGGRSVVLVVVAILLLDVAIQGINILNQTRMFAVSGEARSRLNTAFVTNNFLWGAGGSVLATVLWGAGGWTAVTLCGAGLAAVALVVWVFGRRGPLVVPSS; encoded by the coding sequence ATGACCCAGGAACCTTCTCGGCCGACGATCGGGCGCGGGCTGACCTTCCTCTTCGCGGTCGCCGCCGGCGCTGCGGTCGGCAACCTCTACTGGGCCCAGCCGCTGCTCGACCTCATCGCGGACGACCTCGGGGCGTCGACCACGCACGCGGGCTGGCTCGTCACCACGACCCAGCTCGGCTACGCGCTCGGCATCCTTTTGGTCGTCCCGCTCGGCGACGTCATGAACCGGCGTCGGCTCGTCCCCCTGGCCCTGCTGGCGGCGGCCGTCGCGCTCGTCCTGTGCGCGGTCGCCCCGTCGTTCGGCTTCCTCGTGGCTGCGCTCGGGCTGGTGGGTCTGCTCACCGTCGGCGGGCAGCTGCTGACCCCGCTCGCCGGCGACCTGGCGACCGACGCGGACCGGGGCGCCGTCGTCGGAACGGTCGTCTCCGGCATCCTCACGGGCATCCTGCTGTCCCGTACGGTCAGCGGCTTCGTGGCCGACGCCTTCGGCTGGCGCTCGATCTACGCCGGCGCCGCCGTCCTGGACGTCGTCCTCGCGGTCCTGCTCTGGCGCGCGATCCCGGACCTCGAGCCCAAGGCCCGCGTCCGCTACCCGGCGCTGATCGGCTCCGTCTTCACCGTGATCCGCCGGGAACGGGTCGTGCGCTGGACCCTGGTGCTCGCCGGGATCGGCTTCGCGCTGTTCACGATGTTCTGGACGGCGCTGACCTTCCTGCTCAGCGGCGCCCCCTTCAACTACCCCGTGTCGGTGATCGGGCTCTTCGGCCTGGTCGGTCTGGTCGGCGCGGTCGCCGCCCAGCGCGCCGGCCGGCTGCACGACGCCGGCTGGTCGGTCCGCGCGTCCGGCATCGGCTGGGCGCTGGTCGTCGTGTCCTTCGTGGTGGCCGCGGTCGGTGGCCGTTCGGTCGTCCTGGTCGTCGTCGCGATCCTGCTGCTCGACGTCGCCATCCAGGGGATCAACATCCTCAACCAGACGCGGATGTTCGCCGTGTCGGGCGAGGCCCGCAGCCGGCTCAACACGGCCTTCGTGACCAACAACTTCCTCTGGGGCGCGGGCGGCTCGGTCCTGGCGACCGTCCTGTGGGGTGCGGGCGGCTGGACGGCGGTCACGCTCTGCGGCGCCGGGCTCGCGGCCGTGGCCCTCGTCGTCTGGGTGTTCGGCCGTCGTGGCCCTCTGGTCGTCCCCAGTTCCTGA
- the uraD gene encoding 2-oxo-4-hydroxy-4-carboxy-5-ureidoimidazoline decarboxylase gives MSSTGLPVDEGELRQGLAACLHVRRWVDEVVAQEPFASVDALVAVASEAATPLSAAEVDEALADHPRIGQRSQGTGAAASFSRAEQASSQSEDADLAARLEAGNAAYEARFGRVFLIRAAGRTRPEILAELERRLRLEPDEEVGVAGTELRDIALLRIPQLFAHLDAVALDQPAGYDDADAAR, from the coding sequence GTGAGCAGCACGGGTTTGCCGGTCGACGAGGGCGAGCTGCGGCAGGGCCTCGCGGCCTGCCTGCACGTCCGCCGCTGGGTCGACGAGGTGGTCGCCCAGGAACCGTTCGCGTCGGTCGACGCGCTGGTGGCGGTGGCGTCGGAGGCGGCGACACCGCTGAGCGCGGCCGAGGTCGACGAGGCGCTGGCCGACCACCCGCGGATCGGCCAGCGGTCGCAGGGGACCGGCGCGGCCGCGTCCTTCTCCCGCGCCGAGCAGGCGTCGAGCCAGTCGGAGGACGCCGACCTCGCCGCACGTCTCGAGGCCGGCAACGCGGCGTACGAGGCGAGGTTCGGGCGGGTGTTCCTGATCCGCGCCGCCGGCCGTACGCGGCCGGAGATCCTCGCCGAGCTCGAGCGCCGGCTGCGGCTGGAGCCGGACGAGGAGGTCGGGGTCGCCGGCACCGAGCTCCGGGACATCGCGCTGCTGCGGATCCCGCAGCTGTTCGCCCACCTGGACGCGGTCGCGCTCGACCAGCCCGCCGGGTACGACGACGCGGACGCGGCCCGGTGA
- a CDS encoding FAD-dependent oxidoreductase has translation MADDTPDLTAGVALDDIPADGLLAGKVGDADVMLARWTDDAGRPQVSALSAACTHRGAQLPTGLRVGDSVVCPFHHACFDLRNGEAVSAPAIGPLGVWPVTVDGDRVTVQAAAEPAPGEPSRVDNDRGVTRVVVVGGGAGGFAAVERLRRVGYTGALALVSAEPNLPLDRPELSKNYLSGGKQVTDLPLLPADWYDEHDVETHLAVTATALDLAERVVSLSDGTELTYDALVLSTGGSPVRPDLPGFDRPDAFLLRTLEDADAIIAASEGKRVVVVGSGFIGLETAAALRQREVDVTVVAPGTVPMLRQLGEDLGRVLRSLHEENGTRFVDGRAAAWDGQALELEDGQRVEADLLVVGLGVEPRTALAQDAGLEVDDGVLVDATFETKVRGVFAVGDIARFPDPLTGRSIRVEHWAQAQRSGALAAVNLLGGQQAITEPPFYWTQQFGKSFRLSGHADSLEHGDADGSAADRQLLVTFREEGRVVAAAGLGRDRDLLKVEDSELRQPAL, from the coding sequence ATGGCTGACGACACCCCTGACCTGACCGCCGGCGTGGCCCTGGACGACATCCCGGCCGACGGCCTGCTCGCCGGCAAGGTCGGCGACGCCGACGTGATGCTGGCGCGCTGGACCGACGACGCGGGCCGCCCGCAGGTGAGCGCCCTCAGCGCCGCCTGCACCCACCGCGGCGCGCAGCTCCCCACCGGCCTGCGGGTCGGCGACAGCGTGGTCTGCCCGTTCCACCACGCCTGCTTCGACCTGCGCAACGGTGAGGCCGTCTCCGCGCCGGCCATCGGACCGCTGGGCGTGTGGCCGGTGACGGTCGACGGCGACCGCGTGACCGTGCAGGCGGCCGCCGAGCCGGCGCCGGGTGAGCCGAGCCGGGTCGACAACGACCGCGGCGTGACCCGCGTGGTCGTGGTCGGGGGCGGGGCCGGCGGCTTCGCGGCCGTCGAGCGTCTACGACGTGTCGGCTACACCGGCGCGTTGGCCCTGGTCTCGGCCGAGCCGAACCTGCCGCTCGACCGACCCGAGCTCAGCAAGAACTACCTGTCCGGCGGCAAGCAGGTCACCGACCTGCCGCTCCTGCCGGCCGACTGGTACGACGAGCACGACGTCGAGACCCACCTCGCCGTGACCGCGACGGCGCTCGACCTCGCCGAGCGGGTCGTCAGCCTGTCCGACGGCACCGAGCTGACGTACGACGCCCTCGTCCTCTCGACCGGCGGGTCACCCGTACGGCCGGACCTGCCCGGCTTCGACCGGCCGGACGCGTTCCTGCTGCGGACCCTCGAGGACGCCGACGCGATCATCGCCGCCAGCGAGGGCAAGCGGGTCGTCGTCGTGGGCAGCGGCTTCATCGGGCTCGAGACCGCGGCCGCCCTGCGCCAGCGCGAGGTCGACGTCACGGTCGTGGCGCCGGGCACCGTGCCGATGCTCCGCCAGCTGGGCGAGGACCTCGGCCGGGTCCTCCGGTCCCTGCACGAGGAGAACGGCACCCGCTTCGTCGACGGGCGCGCGGCGGCCTGGGACGGCCAGGCGCTCGAGCTCGAGGACGGGCAGCGCGTCGAGGCCGACCTCCTGGTCGTCGGGCTGGGCGTCGAGCCGCGCACCGCGCTCGCGCAGGACGCCGGCCTCGAGGTGGACGACGGCGTCCTGGTCGACGCCACCTTCGAGACCAAGGTCCGCGGGGTCTTCGCGGTGGGCGACATCGCCCGCTTCCCCGACCCGTTGACCGGGCGCAGCATCCGGGTCGAGCACTGGGCCCAGGCGCAGCGTTCCGGGGCGCTGGCCGCGGTCAACCTGCTCGGCGGGCAGCAGGCGATCACCGAGCCGCCGTTCTACTGGACCCAGCAGTTCGGCAAGAGCTTCCGGCTCAGCGGCCACGCCGACTCCCTGGAGCACGGCGACGCGGACGGTTCCGCCGCCGACCGGCAGCTGCTCGTCACGTTCCGCGAGGAGGGCCGCGTCGTCGCTGCGGCCGGGCTCGGTCGCGACCGCGACCTGCTCAAGGTCGAGGACTCGGAGCTCCGCCAGCCCGCGCTCTAG
- the uraH gene encoding hydroxyisourate hydrolase, with the protein MSPTPGPTRSKVTTHVLDAVSGRPAEGVVAVLERRGPDGWVAVADGRTDADGRIGRFGPDELDVGVYRVTFAVGEWFAGRGLEAFYPEVVISFTLDDPSAHYHVPLLLSPYAFSTYRGS; encoded by the coding sequence GTGAGCCCGACGCCCGGACCGACCCGCAGCAAGGTCACGACGCACGTGCTCGACGCCGTCAGCGGGCGTCCGGCAGAAGGTGTGGTGGCGGTGCTCGAACGGCGCGGTCCCGACGGCTGGGTCGCGGTCGCGGACGGGCGTACGGACGCCGACGGACGCATCGGGCGGTTCGGCCCGGACGAGCTCGACGTCGGGGTCTACCGGGTGACGTTCGCGGTGGGGGAGTGGTTCGCGGGGCGTGGCCTGGAGGCCTTCTACCCGGAGGTGGTGATCAGCTTCACGCTCGACGACCCGTCGGCGCACTACCACGTGCCCCTGCTGCTGAGCCCCTACGCCTTCTCGACCTACCGCGGGAGCTGA
- a CDS encoding lipid II:glycine glycyltransferase FemX, whose translation MSLAVRTITTEEHRRFNAAQPSVSFLQTPAWGLVKSEWKAESVGWFDDNDPEGDPVGAGLVLYRQLPRVKKYLAYLPEGPTIDWLGGNLHTWLIPLAAHLRAAGAFGIRIGPPVVARRWGADTVKRAIADERITRLSEAVPDEVQHATTGLRQELRDLGWHPPSEDEGFAAGQPRFVFQLPVEGETPASLLAGMNQLWRRNIKKAEKLGVTVSQGTRDDLAAFHAVYVETAERDHFTARPLSYFETMWDALLAEDPDRIRLYLAHHEGDLVAATTWVRVGRHAWYSYGASSTAKREVRGSNAIQWQMICDALDAGASVYDLRGITEGLEGDDPHLGLIQFKVGTGGQAVEYLGEWDLPLNGLLYKAFDVYMKRR comes from the coding sequence GTGTCTCTCGCGGTCCGCACCATCACGACGGAGGAGCACCGCCGCTTCAACGCCGCCCAGCCGTCGGTCTCCTTCCTCCAGACCCCCGCGTGGGGCCTGGTCAAGAGCGAGTGGAAGGCGGAGTCGGTCGGCTGGTTCGACGACAACGACCCCGAGGGCGACCCGGTCGGCGCGGGGCTCGTGCTCTACCGCCAGCTGCCGCGGGTCAAGAAGTACCTGGCCTACCTGCCCGAGGGCCCCACGATCGACTGGCTCGGCGGCAACCTCCACACCTGGCTGATCCCGCTCGCCGCGCACCTGCGCGCGGCCGGCGCCTTCGGTATCCGCATCGGACCGCCCGTCGTCGCGCGCCGCTGGGGGGCCGACACGGTCAAGCGGGCCATCGCCGACGAGCGCATCACCCGGCTCAGCGAGGCCGTTCCCGACGAGGTCCAGCACGCTACGACCGGCCTGCGCCAGGAGCTGCGCGACCTCGGCTGGCACCCGCCGTCGGAGGACGAGGGCTTCGCCGCCGGGCAGCCGCGCTTCGTCTTCCAGCTGCCGGTCGAGGGCGAGACGCCCGCGTCGCTGCTCGCCGGGATGAACCAGCTCTGGCGCCGCAACATCAAGAAGGCCGAGAAGCTCGGCGTCACCGTCAGCCAGGGCACGCGTGACGACCTCGCGGCCTTCCACGCGGTCTACGTCGAGACGGCCGAGCGGGACCACTTCACCGCCCGGCCGCTGTCCTACTTCGAGACGATGTGGGACGCGCTGCTCGCCGAGGACCCGGACCGCATCCGGCTCTACCTCGCCCACCACGAGGGCGACCTCGTCGCCGCCACCACCTGGGTCCGGGTGGGCCGGCACGCCTGGTACTCGTACGGGGCCAGCAGCACCGCCAAGCGCGAGGTCCGCGGCAGCAACGCGATCCAGTGGCAGATGATCTGCGACGCCCTCGACGCCGGCGCGAGCGTCTACGACCTGCGCGGCATCACCGAGGGCCTCGAGGGCGACGACCCGCACCTGGGCCTGATCCAGTTCAAGGTCGGGACCGGAGGCCAGGCCGTGGAGTACCTCGGCGAGTGGGACCTGCCGCTCAACGGGCTCCTCTACAAGGCCTTCGACGTCTACATGAAGCGGCGCTGA
- a CDS encoding tyrosine-protein phosphatase: MPRWIELDELANLRDVGGVPTTDGGEIAPGRLLRSDNLQTLTDADVDALLALGVTDVVDLRSDYERDAEGPGPLTKTSVAHHPHSFFREWREGVGEDKSDDPDAAEAVEERPEAVPDEALPWVDLEPSVALENEVAGVYLSYVADRPDSVLAGLRHIAEADGAALVHCAAGKDRTGTLVALALLLAGADREAVIADYAASSERAQRILDRLLASDTYAENLRGRPLSSHLSRPETMRAFLEHVDATYGGVEPMLERLGWTGDDTARLRAKLRD; this comes from the coding sequence GTGCCACGGTGGATCGAGCTGGACGAGCTGGCCAACCTGCGAGACGTCGGCGGCGTCCCCACCACGGACGGCGGTGAGATCGCGCCCGGCCGCCTGCTGCGCTCGGACAACCTCCAGACGTTGACCGACGCCGACGTCGACGCGCTCCTCGCGCTCGGCGTGACCGACGTCGTCGACCTCCGCAGCGACTACGAGCGCGACGCCGAGGGTCCCGGTCCGTTGACGAAGACCAGCGTCGCGCACCACCCGCACTCGTTCTTCCGGGAGTGGCGCGAGGGCGTCGGCGAGGACAAGTCCGACGACCCGGACGCCGCCGAGGCCGTCGAGGAACGTCCCGAGGCCGTCCCCGACGAGGCGCTGCCCTGGGTCGACCTCGAGCCGTCGGTGGCCCTCGAGAACGAGGTCGCGGGCGTCTACCTCTCGTACGTCGCCGACCGGCCCGACTCCGTCCTCGCCGGGCTGCGCCACATCGCCGAGGCCGACGGCGCGGCGCTGGTGCACTGCGCGGCGGGTAAGGACCGGACGGGGACGCTCGTCGCCCTCGCGCTCCTGCTGGCCGGCGCCGACCGCGAGGCCGTGATCGCCGACTACGCCGCCAGCTCCGAGCGCGCCCAGCGGATCCTCGACCGGCTGCTCGCCTCCGACACGTACGCCGAGAACCTCCGCGGCCGTCCTCTCTCCTCGCACCTGTCCCGGCCCGAGACGATGCGCGCGTTCCTGGAGCACGTCGACGCCACGTACGGCGGGGTCGAGCCCATGCTCGAGCGCCTGGGCTGGACGGGCGACGACACCGCCCGCCTCCGGGCGAAACTACGGGACTGA